In the Candidatus Saccharibacteria bacterium oral taxon 488 genome, one interval contains:
- a CDS encoding M1 family metallopeptidase, with translation MKTVPRLLDTFMPHHYALTLDLTHAEEKSFSGSVIISGESTGESISLHSKELTIHSALIDDQPAEFSLGEFDELRLSRPELSSGQHTVRIDFSGAITDAMHGLYPCYFTHDGVKKQLFATQFESHHAREVFPCVDEPAAKATYDVTLVTAPDLTVLGNMPVTESSEKNGALTTTFATTPRMSSYLLAFVVGELHKKSAHTTSGVEVNVWATPAQSEDILDFALDIATGSIDFYDEYFGVPYPLPKSDHVALPDFSSGAMENWGLITYRESCLLADPKLTPESSKRFIATVIAHELSHQWFGNLVTMQWWNDLWLNESFANMMEYVAVDALHPEWRMWEDFATSEVTAALRRDSLDGVQPVQADVNHPDEISTLFDPAIVYAKGGRLLVMVRRLIGEEAFRAGLKSYFEKFAYQNTVGNDLWQELETASGQPVVELMNAWISQPGLPIVQVEQDSSGEQSTVTLRQERFFIGDHQPSDALWPIPLFANQPLDDILTEHEKTFTANGDVRLNCGLNGHFVTHYDSATRDRLIEKAAELPTLDKICLLQDMTLLARSGRESSAALLPLARVFQHETNERVFNKAGTNLVELRKFVDDSEAGRARLKQISAEFARDTFMELGWDEQDGESDDDRERRTAALGLMLYGEDSAALAEAKRRFNETNPEDLPAEIRPLIINANVRYFETPEMIDKLFTIYQNTPSADLQVDIALSLTSTKNPATAERILTAIKDADIIRPQDASRWFIYLIRTRENRQIAWNWLKENWSWVKDTFGGDKSYDNFIRYAASALLTRDELNDFTKFTKPLRAEPALTRTIDLGIREIAGRVALIERDQAAVIDALSN, from the coding sequence ATGAAAACAGTTCCACGCCTACTCGACACCTTTATGCCACATCATTACGCATTAACTCTTGATCTGACGCACGCCGAAGAAAAATCTTTTTCTGGCTCGGTAATTATTTCTGGCGAGTCGACTGGCGAGTCAATTTCACTACATTCCAAAGAATTAACTATTCATTCAGCGTTGATTGACGACCAGCCAGCTGAGTTTTCTCTTGGTGAATTTGACGAATTACGCCTGTCACGCCCAGAGCTGTCCAGTGGACAGCACACCGTTCGCATCGACTTTTCCGGCGCCATCACCGACGCCATGCATGGATTATACCCTTGCTATTTCACTCACGACGGTGTCAAAAAGCAGCTGTTTGCTACCCAATTTGAATCGCACCACGCCCGCGAAGTCTTTCCGTGTGTTGACGAGCCAGCCGCCAAAGCCACGTATGACGTGACACTCGTGACCGCTCCGGACTTGACTGTCCTTGGCAATATGCCCGTCACTGAATCATCTGAAAAGAACGGCGCGCTGACAACCACCTTCGCCACCACGCCACGAATGAGTAGTTATTTGCTGGCTTTTGTCGTCGGTGAACTCCACAAGAAATCCGCCCACACCACCTCTGGCGTTGAGGTAAATGTTTGGGCCACACCAGCCCAAAGCGAAGACATACTGGATTTTGCGCTGGACATCGCCACTGGCTCCATTGATTTTTATGATGAATATTTTGGCGTGCCGTATCCGCTACCAAAATCTGACCACGTGGCGCTGCCAGATTTCTCGTCTGGTGCCATGGAAAACTGGGGACTCATCACCTACCGCGAAAGCTGCTTGCTGGCTGACCCGAAATTAACGCCAGAATCGTCCAAGCGCTTCATCGCCACCGTCATCGCTCACGAACTCAGCCACCAGTGGTTTGGTAATCTGGTGACCATGCAGTGGTGGAATGACCTGTGGTTGAACGAAAGTTTCGCTAATATGATGGAATACGTGGCAGTCGACGCGCTGCATCCAGAATGGCGAATGTGGGAGGATTTCGCCACCAGCGAGGTCACCGCGGCGCTGCGGCGCGACAGCTTGGATGGTGTGCAGCCAGTGCAGGCCGACGTTAATCATCCGGACGAGATCAGCACTTTGTTTGACCCGGCGATTGTCTATGCCAAGGGCGGACGGCTATTAGTGATGGTGCGGCGGCTGATCGGCGAGGAGGCGTTTCGCGCAGGACTAAAGTCATATTTTGAAAAATTTGCCTATCAAAACACTGTTGGTAATGATTTATGGCAAGAGCTAGAAACCGCCAGCGGCCAGCCAGTTGTTGAATTGATGAATGCCTGGATTTCTCAGCCGGGGTTGCCGATTGTGCAGGTCGAGCAGGATAGTTCTGGCGAGCAGTCCACTGTCACCCTCCGCCAGGAACGCTTTTTCATCGGCGACCATCAGCCGTCCGACGCCCTGTGGCCAATTCCACTGTTCGCCAATCAGCCGCTTGATGATATTCTGACCGAGCACGAGAAAACGTTTACGGCAAATGGCGACGTTCGGCTAAACTGCGGACTGAACGGACATTTCGTAACGCACTACGACTCAGCAACACGAGATCGATTGATCGAAAAAGCGGCAGAATTACCGACGTTAGATAAAATTTGCTTATTGCAAGACATGACGTTGTTGGCGCGGTCTGGACGAGAAAGTTCGGCGGCGCTACTGCCGCTGGCACGCGTTTTTCAGCACGAGACCAATGAAAGAGTCTTTAATAAAGCCGGGACAAATTTGGTGGAATTGCGCAAATTCGTCGATGACAGTGAAGCAGGACGCGCTCGGCTAAAGCAGATTTCTGCTGAATTTGCCCGCGATACATTCATGGAACTTGGCTGGGATGAGCAGGACGGCGAGTCTGATGACGACCGCGAACGGCGCACGGCAGCGCTAGGTTTGATGTTATACGGCGAAGACTCAGCAGCGCTCGCGGAGGCCAAACGACGTTTTAATGAGACTAACCCAGAGGATTTACCAGCTGAAATTCGCCCGCTGATCATCAACGCCAATGTCAGATACTTCGAGACGCCAGAAATGATTGACAAGCTTTTTACGATATACCAGAATACACCGTCAGCCGACTTGCAAGTTGATATCGCGCTAAGCCTGACCTCGACGAAAAATCCAGCAACCGCCGAACGAATTTTAACGGCGATCAAGGATGCTGACATTATCCGCCCGCAAGACGCCAGCCGCTGGTTTATTTACCTCATCCGCACGCGGGAAAATCGGCAAATTGCCTGGAATTGGCTGAAAGAAAATTGGTCGTGGGTGAAAGATACCTTTGGCGGCGATAAAAGCTACGATAATTTTATCCGCTACGCCGCCAGCGCTCTGTTGACCCGCGATGAGCTAAACGACTTCACCAAATTCACTAAGCCGCTGCGCGCCGAACCAGCCCTGACCCGCACCATTGATTTGGGTATCCGTGAGATAGCCGGTAGAGTAGCACTGATTGAACGGGATCAGGCGGCGGTTATTGATGCACTTAGTAACTAG
- a CDS encoding ribonuclease HII, which translates to MILGIDEVGRGPWAGPLVVGAVILGGVEIEGLNDSKKLTKKCREDLDEVIREQAAAWALGWVSARELDDVGMSQALRLATRRAVKQIQAQCKEKNLAFDEIIIDGTVNFLADTALERYVTVMAKADGLIPSVSAASIIAKVARDQYMTEQDAVYPGYGFASNAGYGVAKHRMAIERLGVTPLHRLSFAPLQKYVEAGSLPFSSRVHSSLAPPPEMARERSAETSATREHFTTSVGGDSEPAARLSTTRDIGNAGEQAAADWLVADGHEIIARNWRTRYCEIDIVSSKDDTLHFTEVKYRKNDNFGGGLAAITAKKQRQMRFAAELFVAKHPQYEGRDMQILAIAVDGEQSSKQSVVID; encoded by the coding sequence ATGATCCTCGGCATTGATGAAGTTGGACGCGGGCCGTGGGCCGGGCCACTGGTGGTGGGTGCAGTGATTTTGGGTGGTGTCGAGATTGAGGGTCTCAATGATAGTAAAAAGTTAACCAAAAAATGCCGTGAGGATCTGGACGAGGTGATTCGCGAGCAGGCGGCTGCATGGGCGCTAGGCTGGGTGAGCGCCAGGGAATTGGACGACGTTGGCATGAGTCAGGCGCTAAGGCTGGCGACACGGCGAGCGGTCAAGCAAATTCAGGCGCAGTGTAAAGAGAAAAATTTGGCATTTGATGAAATTATCATTGACGGGACGGTTAATTTTCTGGCGGATACAGCGCTGGAGCGATACGTGACGGTGATGGCCAAGGCCGACGGTTTGATTCCCAGTGTGTCGGCGGCGTCGATCATCGCCAAAGTAGCGCGTGATCAGTACATGACCGAGCAAGATGCGGTCTATCCAGGGTATGGCTTCGCGTCAAATGCTGGCTATGGCGTGGCCAAGCACCGTATGGCAATTGAGCGGTTGGGCGTGACGCCATTGCATCGACTGAGTTTTGCGCCGCTACAGAAGTATGTGGAGGCTGGTTCGCTACCATTCTCCTCCAGAGTACACTCTTCACTCGCACCTCCACCGGAGATGGCTCGTGAGCGTTCGGCTGAAACGTCCGCTACTCGCGAACATTTCACAACCTCTGTCGGAGGAGATAGCGAACCCGCTGCTCGCCTATCCACTACTCGCGACATTGGCAACGCGGGCGAGCAGGCCGCCGCAGACTGGCTAGTGGCGGACGGCCATGAGATCATCGCCCGCAACTGGCGGACACGGTACTGCGAAATTGATATTGTCAGCTCGAAGGACGATACGTTGCATTTTACAGAGGTAAAATATCGTAAAAACGACAACTTTGGCGGTGGACTGGCGGCAATTACCGCCAAAAAACAGCGTCAAATGCGCTTCGCGGCGGAATTGTTCGTAGCGAAGCATCCACAGTATGAGGGGCGCGACATGCAGATACTAGCGATAGCTGTTGACGGAGAGCAGAGTAGCAAACAATCTGTCGTTATCGACTAG
- a CDS encoding 50S ribosomal protein L19: protein MSFELINKVNQAQKKQAVVDVRSGDTVRVYQKIKEGNKERIQMFEGVVIRTDNKQSHTSRITVRKIASGVGVEKSFLLHSPLIEKAEIIRRAKVRRKFLSFLRKRSGKSARLTAKNFDRAAVNDVHDAKAEAEAERLKEEAAKEAAAKQAEKDAAQAELDAKAAEVAARHKEA from the coding sequence ATGAGTTTTGAACTAATCAACAAAGTCAACCAAGCGCAGAAAAAACAAGCAGTTGTCGATGTCCGCAGTGGTGACACCGTGCGTGTGTACCAGAAAATTAAGGAAGGTAACAAAGAGCGTATTCAGATGTTTGAGGGTGTGGTTATTCGCACCGACAACAAGCAGTCACACACCTCGCGTATCACGGTTCGCAAAATTGCGTCAGGTGTTGGTGTGGAAAAATCATTCTTGCTGCACAGCCCACTGATTGAGAAGGCGGAAATCATCCGCCGTGCCAAGGTTCGCCGTAAGTTCCTCAGCTTCTTGCGCAAGCGCTCTGGCAAATCAGCTCGTCTGACTGCCAAAAACTTTGACCGCGCTGCCGTCAATGATGTCCACGATGCTAAAGCCGAGGCTGAAGCGGAGCGCCTGAAAGAAGAGGCTGCTAAGGAAGCCGCTGCCAAGCAGGCTGAGAAAGACGCTGCTCAGGCGGAGCTTGACGCCAAGGCCGCCGAAGTAGCAGCTCGTCACAAAGAAGCGTAA
- a CDS encoding NADP-dependent malic enzyme, translating to MDYNILALELHKKYKGKITTSLRDQEELDRDKLSAYYSPGVGAVSQAIAENPADLPKYTWTNNLVGVISDGSAILGLGDLGPKAAMPVMEGKALLFKHFADVDAVPVVLDVHEPEQIITTIKAIAPSFGAINLEDIAAPKCFEIEERLKAELDIPVFHDDQHGTAVVVLAGLINSMKVVGKNLPDCKVVMIGAGAAGTAIAKLLYAYGVYNIYAVDSRGIISDERDDLNTEKTALKQYLKTDISGSLDDAITDADIFIGVSKPGLLTPEMVAKMAKNPVVFALANPVPEIMPDIAREAGVAVIATGRSDFPNQINNSLAFPGIFRGALDHGVKKITDQHKLAAAEALAGLVENPTAEEVIPSPFDERVAPTVARVII from the coding sequence ATGGATTACAATATATTAGCACTTGAACTACACAAAAAATATAAGGGTAAAATTACCACCAGTTTGCGCGACCAGGAGGAGTTGGATCGCGATAAATTAAGCGCCTATTACAGCCCAGGCGTGGGTGCGGTCAGCCAGGCGATCGCCGAAAACCCAGCAGACCTGCCAAAGTATACCTGGACGAATAATCTAGTCGGCGTGATTTCTGACGGCTCAGCGATTCTGGGCTTGGGCGATTTGGGGCCAAAAGCCGCCATGCCAGTCATGGAAGGCAAGGCGCTGCTGTTCAAGCATTTTGCTGATGTTGACGCTGTGCCAGTTGTACTGGATGTTCACGAGCCGGAACAAATTATTACTACGATCAAGGCAATCGCACCGAGCTTTGGGGCAATTAATCTCGAAGACATCGCTGCACCAAAATGTTTTGAGATTGAAGAGCGCCTGAAAGCTGAGCTGGACATCCCCGTGTTTCATGACGACCAGCACGGTACCGCAGTTGTGGTGTTAGCAGGGTTGATTAACTCTATGAAAGTCGTTGGTAAAAATCTGCCTGACTGTAAAGTGGTCATGATTGGCGCGGGAGCTGCTGGCACAGCCATCGCTAAGTTACTATACGCTTATGGTGTTTACAATATTTACGCTGTTGATAGCCGCGGCATTATTTCCGATGAGCGCGATGATTTGAACACCGAAAAAACCGCCCTAAAACAATACCTGAAAACCGACATTAGCGGCTCGCTAGACGACGCAATTACCGATGCCGACATTTTCATCGGCGTATCAAAGCCAGGACTATTAACTCCGGAAATGGTAGCAAAAATGGCCAAAAATCCTGTCGTCTTTGCCCTGGCAAATCCAGTACCAGAAATCATGCCAGACATCGCTCGAGAGGCGGGCGTAGCAGTCATCGCCACTGGCCGCAGTGATTTTCCAAACCAAATTAATAATTCCTTGGCCTTCCCAGGCATCTTCCGCGGCGCCCTGGATCATGGTGTGAAAAAAATCACCGACCAGCATAAACTGGCGGCCGCCGAAGCGCTAGCTGGACTAGTCGAAAACCCAACTGCTGAGGAAGTCATTCCTTCGCCGTTTGATGAGCGAGTAGCGCCAACCGTCGCTCGTGTTATCATATAA
- a CDS encoding type II/IV secretion system protein, with product MDEDRIQQQRRDQDEDATRKRAAILGLQYLDAREFEQTIPLIRDILTIEEMYNGHVVPLAINPDEQSYRFGITSQTPQSLVATMTNNYREQGIIAKFFLISASGFRALMLRFDPPKKVIYDNIKIAKEGDSDTLQQVSQTLATVGTNDVFNYLIDQADRLNASDIHIENQRDTIRVRMRVDGALHSVAELGRDRYRVIMAALASRANISTASNEPQSGHMQQEIHRDGVSHLLNLRVEAVPTMYGQDVVLRLFNFDTSMLNLDLLSIGAAERAQIDEIISHPRGLVLLVGPTGSGKSTTLYSILNALNTPDRKVITLEDPVENTIPGITQIPIDTTAGQRFDDGLRSVLRLDPDVVMVGEIRDQETAKTAIQASITGHLVLSSFHANSTSAAFSRIIDMIGQNPIFSSAVRLLIAQRLVRRLHDESKEEYEPDEATRNWVKEVLQDLPSHVDCPDLDTFKLWRPVATDEVPFGYKGRIPVMEQLVVTEEIQKFLRGDIADVHTEAIEATAKKHGMVTLLQAGVLAALRGETTLEEVNRVI from the coding sequence ATGGATGAAGATCGAATTCAACAACAACGTCGCGATCAAGATGAAGACGCAACCCGGAAACGAGCGGCGATTTTAGGCCTACAATATCTGGATGCTCGCGAGTTTGAACAAACAATTCCGCTGATTCGTGATATTTTGACGATTGAAGAGATGTATAACGGACACGTTGTGCCACTGGCGATAAACCCTGACGAGCAGTCATATCGATTTGGCATTACGTCACAGACGCCACAATCATTAGTAGCGACGATGACTAATAACTACCGCGAGCAGGGTATTATTGCTAAGTTCTTCCTGATATCGGCCTCGGGCTTTCGGGCCTTAATGCTGCGATTTGATCCGCCGAAAAAAGTGATTTATGATAATATCAAAATCGCCAAAGAGGGCGATAGTGACACACTCCAGCAGGTCAGCCAGACATTGGCGACCGTCGGTACAAACGACGTGTTTAACTATTTGATCGATCAGGCGGATCGGCTGAATGCATCGGATATTCATATTGAGAATCAGCGCGACACCATTCGGGTGCGGATGCGCGTTGATGGCGCGCTGCACTCGGTGGCGGAGCTGGGCCGTGATCGTTATCGAGTTATCATGGCGGCACTGGCTTCGCGAGCAAATATTTCGACGGCGTCCAATGAGCCGCAGTCGGGGCACATGCAGCAAGAAATCCATCGTGACGGGGTATCACACCTCCTTAACCTCCGTGTCGAAGCGGTGCCAACCATGTATGGTCAAGACGTAGTGCTGCGCTTATTTAATTTTGACACCTCGATGCTGAACCTAGACTTGCTCAGTATCGGTGCGGCTGAACGGGCGCAAATTGATGAGATTATTTCTCATCCGCGTGGCCTGGTGCTGTTAGTTGGGCCAACCGGTTCGGGCAAGTCAACGACTTTGTACAGCATTCTCAATGCGCTCAATACGCCGGATCGTAAAGTGATTACACTGGAAGATCCAGTAGAAAATACCATTCCCGGCATTACGCAGATCCCGATTGATACGACGGCTGGCCAGCGGTTTGATGATGGGCTGCGTAGCGTGTTACGTCTTGACCCAGACGTGGTGATGGTTGGTGAGATTCGTGATCAGGAAACTGCCAAGACAGCAATTCAGGCGTCGATTACTGGGCATCTGGTTCTGTCAAGCTTTCATGCTAACTCGACGTCAGCGGCATTTAGCCGAATTATTGATATGATTGGGCAGAATCCAATTTTTAGTTCAGCGGTGCGACTATTGATCGCTCAGCGGCTGGTGCGGCGGCTACACGATGAGAGCAAGGAAGAGTATGAACCAGATGAGGCAACGCGCAACTGGGTAAAGGAAGTCTTACAGGATCTACCGTCACATGTTGATTGTCCTGATCTTGATACGTTCAAGCTGTGGCGACCCGTGGCGACCGACGAGGTACCGTTCGGTTACAAGGGGCGTATCCCGGTGATGGAACAGCTGGTGGTGACTGAGGAAATTCAGAAATTCCTACGTGGCGATATTGCCGATGTTCACACTGAAGCAATTGAGGCTACAGCCAAGAAACATGGTATGGTGACATTATTGCAGGCGGGCGTGCTGGCGGCTTTGCGCGGCGAGACGACACTTGAGGAAGTTAATCGAGTTATCTAG
- a CDS encoding RNA methyltransferase yields the protein MPEITLLLHNIRSTYNVGAIMRTAEGFGVRQIIFSGYTPYPDLRLVNPRSIDPRLPHITERLTAQIHKTALGAETMLPFSYVADIRQWLAENANRERLPVVALEQSVSSTELNTFRPPARFALFLGEEVYGIEPDILAQCDYIVEIPMRGTKESFNVSVATGIALYGLCFPHSI from the coding sequence ATGCCAGAAATTACCCTCCTCCTGCACAACATTCGCTCGACGTACAATGTCGGTGCAATTATGAGAACAGCCGAAGGCTTTGGCGTCAGGCAAATTATCTTTAGCGGCTATACGCCGTACCCCGATTTACGATTGGTCAACCCCCGGTCTATCGACCCAAGGCTACCGCATATTACCGAAAGGTTGACCGCCCAGATTCACAAGACTGCATTAGGCGCAGAAACAATGCTGCCTTTTAGCTACGTAGCCGATATTCGTCAGTGGTTGGCGGAGAATGCCAACAGGGAACGTTTGCCCGTGGTCGCCCTAGAGCAATCAGTGTCGAGCACAGAACTTAACACGTTTCGGCCACCAGCCCGCTTTGCCCTATTTCTCGGTGAGGAGGTCTATGGCATTGAGCCGGACATTCTAGCGCAGTGCGACTACATCGTCGAAATCCCCATGCGAGGTACCAAGGAGTCATTTAATGTCTCGGTCGCGACCGGCATCGCACTCTACGGCCTCTGTTTCCCGCACTCAATATAA
- the rpsJ gene encoding 30S ribosomal protein S10 has translation MAQDTGIKIRIRLKAYDHKVIDQSAKQIIDTAIRTGASVAGPVPLPTRRSTYTVVKSPHVYKMGGESYEMRTHKRLIDITNATPKTIDSLQNLSLPAGVDAEIRM, from the coding sequence ATGGCTCAAGACACTGGTATCAAGATTCGTATTCGCCTGAAAGCGTACGACCATAAAGTCATCGACCAGTCAGCAAAACAAATTATCGATACGGCAATTCGCACCGGCGCGAGCGTGGCCGGCCCTGTGCCGCTGCCGACTCGTCGCAGTACCTACACGGTGGTAAAAAGCCCGCACGTCTATAAAATGGGCGGCGAGAGCTATGAGATGCGCACCCATAAGCGCCTCATTGACATTACCAATGCCACGCCAAAAACGATTGATAGCCTGCAGAATCTGAGCTTACCGGCTGGTGTTGACGCCGAGATTCGGATGTAA
- a CDS encoding L-lactate dehydrogenase — protein MNKQKLVIVGAGGMVGATAAYACALRSVVEEIVLIDRDPDLAWGQAADITDGMGIDRCVVVRPGSYDDIKTDDIVVITAGAPQQPGQTRLELLGVNAEIMRGTVRNIMRNGARPYILVVSNPVDALTYVALKESGLPKSRVFGTGTTLDTSRLKSYIADQLDVHSREVDAYILGEHGDSSFATIESAQVGEVPLADYPGFKPAMVDGIEEQIRQRAYRVIETKRSTYYAIGFVISKIVSALRSSSRSVYPVCSLVEGEYGLHDVVLGLPSTICADGVKILTGYPLNEREQAALRHSAKVVTEAIRSLE, from the coding sequence ATGAATAAACAGAAGTTGGTGATCGTCGGTGCGGGTGGCATGGTCGGTGCGACGGCGGCGTACGCCTGTGCGCTCAGGAGTGTAGTTGAGGAAATCGTGCTGATTGACCGTGACCCCGATCTGGCGTGGGGTCAAGCGGCGGACATCACTGATGGAATGGGAATTGATCGGTGTGTCGTGGTGCGGCCTGGTAGTTATGATGACATCAAGACTGATGATATCGTGGTTATCACCGCTGGTGCACCGCAACAGCCGGGGCAGACGCGACTGGAGCTGCTCGGCGTGAATGCTGAGATTATGCGTGGGACAGTGAGAAATATTATGAGGAACGGTGCTCGTCCGTATATCCTTGTGGTATCAAATCCGGTTGATGCACTAACGTATGTGGCGCTGAAAGAATCGGGCCTGCCAAAGAGTCGGGTGTTTGGCACGGGGACAACGCTTGATACGTCGCGGCTTAAGTCGTATATCGCGGATCAGCTAGATGTACATAGTCGAGAGGTTGACGCCTATATTCTAGGGGAGCATGGTGATTCGTCATTTGCGACAATTGAATCAGCGCAAGTCGGTGAGGTGCCGCTCGCTGATTATCCGGGATTTAAGCCAGCGATGGTCGACGGTATTGAGGAGCAAATTCGTCAGCGAGCGTATCGGGTAATTGAGACCAAGCGGTCGACGTATTATGCAATTGGTTTCGTTATCTCCAAGATTGTCTCGGCACTACGCTCGTCGTCACGCTCGGTCTATCCAGTCTGCTCACTGGTTGAGGGCGAGTATGGGCTGCACGATGTAGTGCTCGGCCTGCCATCAACGATTTGTGCGGATGGTGTGAAGATCTTGACTGGGTATCCGCTTAATGAGCGCGAACAGGCGGCACTGCGTCATTCGGCCAAAGTGGTGACAGAAGCCATTCGTAGTTTAGAGTGA
- the tuf gene encoding elongation factor Tu, whose translation MADAFDRSKPHVNVGTMGHVDHGKTTLTAAITAVLAKRLPSAVNKPIAYDQIDNAPEERQRGITIASSHQEYESPNRHYAHVDMPGHADYVKNMITGAAQVDGAILVIAATDGPMPQTREHVLLAKQVGVPKIVVFLNKMDMADADMVELIEEEVRELLEKNGFDKDAPIIKGSALKALEGDEKYEDAIMELVDAMDSYIPEPPRDMDKPFIMPIEDVFSIKGRGTVATGRIEQGVVKLNDEVEIVGIRPTQKSVVTGIEAFKKSLDQGQAGDNAGVLLRGIERTDIERGQVLAKPGTITPHTEFEAEVYILKKEEGGRHTPFSKGYKPQFYFRTTDVTGEVELPADKEMVMPGDTVTFKVKLLAPIAMEQGLNFAIREGGRTVGAGVVTKINK comes from the coding sequence CGCAAAGCGCCTCCCAAGCGCAGTTAACAAACCAATTGCGTACGACCAGATCGACAACGCACCAGAAGAGCGCCAGCGCGGTATTACTATCGCCAGCTCGCACCAAGAATACGAGTCACCGAACCGTCACTACGCACACGTTGACATGCCAGGCCACGCTGACTACGTCAAGAACATGATCACTGGTGCTGCCCAGGTTGACGGCGCGATCCTAGTGATTGCGGCGACCGACGGTCCAATGCCGCAAACCCGCGAGCACGTGCTGCTGGCAAAGCAGGTTGGCGTGCCAAAGATCGTTGTCTTCCTCAACAAGATGGACATGGCTGACGCAGATATGGTCGAGCTAATCGAGGAAGAAGTTCGTGAACTTCTCGAGAAGAATGGCTTTGACAAAGACGCTCCAATTATCAAGGGTTCGGCTCTTAAGGCGCTGGAAGGCGACGAGAAGTACGAAGACGCCATCATGGAACTGGTTGACGCGATGGATAGCTACATCCCAGAGCCACCACGCGACATGGATAAGCCGTTCATTATGCCAATTGAGGACGTCTTCTCAATCAAGGGTCGCGGTACTGTGGCAACCGGTCGTATTGAGCAGGGTGTTGTTAAGCTGAACGACGAGGTTGAAATCGTTGGTATCCGCCCAACTCAGAAATCAGTAGTCACTGGTATTGAGGCATTTAAGAAGTCTCTGGATCAGGGTCAAGCAGGCGACAACGCTGGTGTCTTGCTACGCGGTATTGAGCGGACTGACATTGAGCGTGGCCAGGTCTTGGCAAAGCCAGGCACCATTACGCCGCACACCGAGTTTGAGGCTGAGGTTTACATCTTGAAGAAGGAAGAAGGCGGTCGCCACACTCCATTCTCCAAGGGTTACAAGCCACAGTTCTACTTCCGCACCACTGACGTGACTGGTGAAGTTGAATTGCCAGCTGACAAAGAAATGGTCATGCCAGGCGACACCGTAACCTTCAAGGTTAAATTGCTCGCCCCAATCGCTATGGAGCAAGGTTTGAACTTTGCTATCCGCGAAGGCGGCCGTACCGTTGGTGCTGGTGTGGTAACAAAGATTAACAAATAA